GTGTGCAGCAGCACATTGGTCGGCTTGATGTCGCGGTGCACGATGCCCGCCTCGTGCAGCGCGGCGGCGGCCCGGGCGGCCTCGGCGGTCAGCGCGAGCGCCTGCCCCACCGGCAGCGGCCCGCCCGTCAGCAGGTCGGCGAGGGTGCCGCCATCGGCGTACTCCATCACGAAGTACGGCCTGCCGTCGGCCAGTTCACCGATGTCGTAGACCTGCACCAGGCGGTTGGAGCCGGCCCGGCGCAGCAGCCGGGCCTCGGACAGGAAGCGGTCCCTGATGTCGAGCCGGTGCGCCCAGTTCTCGGCGAGGACCTTCACCGCTACCGGAGCCTGCAGCTCGTCGTCGTGGGCGAGCCACACCGTGGCGAAGGCTCCGGTGCCCAGCGGACGTTCGAGGCGGTAGCGGCCGATCCGCTCCAGGGAGTGCATACGACTATCATGCCTGGCCTGAGATCGACTTGAAGGGGGACCCTTTCGTGCAGGACCAGCCGCCGACGGAAGACCTCGCCCGGTGGGCCGCCGCCGGCGACAGCGCGGCACTGGACCGGCTGCTGTATGAGATCCGGCCGGAGGTGGTGCGCCGCTGCGGCCGCTTCCTGCCGTGCCGCGAGGACGCCGAGGAGGCCGCACAGGACGTGCTGCTCCAGGTGGCCCGGCACATCTCCCGCTTCGAGGGCCGCAGCCGCTTCAGCACCTGGCTGTACACGGTGGTCGCCAACTGCTGCCGGCAGAAGTACCGCGAGCTGAAGCGGCGGGCCGCCGAGCAGCCGGCCGCCATCGAGCCCACGTACGCCGTCGACCCGCGCACCACCAGCGTCATCGCCGGCTCCCGCGTGGACCTGCTGGAGGCGCTGGACCGGCTGGAGCGGACGCATCCGCACCTGGTCGCGCCGCTGGTCTACCGGGACATCTGCCAGCTGGACTACGCCGAGGTCGCCGAACGCGTCGGCATCCCGCTCGGCACCCTGAAATCCCGCCTGCACGAGGCCCGCAAACAGGTGCGGCCCTGGCTGGCGGGGTCCTGAGCCCTACCGGTCCTCCTCGATAAGGGGCAGCTCCGCCCAGATCGTCTTGCCCTCCGGGGTGTGCCGGCTGCCCCAGCGCTGGGTGAGCTGGGCGACCAGCAGCAGGCCCCGGCCGCCCTCGTCGAAGGTCTTGGCCCGGCGCAGATGCGGGGCGGTGGAGCTGGCGTCGGACACCTCGCAGGTCAGCGTGGTCGCGTCGTGGATCAGCCGGAGCCGGATGGGGTGGGCGCCGTACCGGATGGCGTTGGTGACCAGCTCGCTGACCACCAGCTCCGTCGTGAACGCGGCCTCGCTCAGCCTCCAGGCGTCCAGCTGCTCCACGGCCTGCTTGCGGATCGGCGCGACCAGTGCCGGATCGGCGGGGATGTCCCAGGTCGCCATCTGGCCGGCGGGCAGGCCCCGGGTGCGGGCGAGCAGCAGTGCCACGTCGTCGGCGGCGCCGCCCGGCGGCAGCAGGGCGTGCAGGACGCGGTCGCAGGTCCCGTCGAGGGAGTCGGTGTGCCCGGCGAGCACCTCGTACAGCAGCGCGCGGCTGGTGTCGCCGTCCCGCTCCCGGGACGTCACGAGACCGTCGGTGTACAGGGCGAGGACGGTGCCCTCGGGCAGTGCCAGCTCGCTGGACTCGAAGGGCAGCCCGCCGAGGCCCAGCGGGGGACCGGCGGGCAGCTCCAGAAGCTGCGGCCGCCCGCCCGGCCGCAGCAGTACGGGCGTCGGGTGCCCGGCGCGGGCCAGCGTGCAGCGCCGGGACACCGGGTCGTACACCGCGTACAGGCAGGTCGCGCCGACCTCGCCGGGGCTGCCGTCGCCGCCGGACTCCTCCGACAGCCGGACCACCAGGTCGTCCAGATGGGTGAGCAACTCGTCCGGGGCCAGGTCGATGTCGGCGAGGGTGCGGACGGCGGTGCGCAGCCGGCCCATGGTGGCCGAGGCCTCGACGCCGTGCCCGACGACGTCCCCGACGACCATCGCGACCCGCATCCCGGACAGCGGGATCACATCGAACCAGTCGCCGCCCACCCCGGCCCGCGCGGCCGGCAGATAGCGGGAGCAGGCCTCGAGGGCGGCCGTGTGCGGCAGGGTGCGGGGCAGCAGGCTGCGCTGGAGCGCGAGCGCGGTCTCCCGCTCGCGGGAGTAGCGGCGGGCGTTGTCGATGCAGACGGCGGCCCGGGTGGTGATCTCCTCGGCGAGCAGCTGGTCGTCCGCGGTGAACGAGTCCGGGCGCCGGTGCCGGGTGAAGACCGCCACACCGAGGGTGAGCCCGCGGGCCTGAATGGGCACCGCCATCGAGGAGTGCATGCCGAACCGGCGCACCCGCTCGGCCCGCACGCTGTTCCAGGTCAGCCACGACAGCATCTCACCTGCGGCGACCGAGGCGATGAGAGTGTGCCCCGCGGTCAGCGAGTCCGCCTGGGGTGAGCCGGGCGGGTACTTCTCGGTCTGC
The genomic region above belongs to Streptomyces sp. CG1 and contains:
- a CDS encoding RNA polymerase sigma factor encodes the protein MQDQPPTEDLARWAAAGDSAALDRLLYEIRPEVVRRCGRFLPCREDAEEAAQDVLLQVARHISRFEGRSRFSTWLYTVVANCCRQKYRELKRRAAEQPAAIEPTYAVDPRTTSVIAGSRVDLLEALDRLERTHPHLVAPLVYRDICQLDYAEVAERVGIPLGTLKSRLHEARKQVRPWLAGS
- a CDS encoding SpoIIE family protein phosphatase, yielding MSRVYPFDDAATARAVIDDDGTLVEWNEGACRLLGHPADAVLGRPAARLLADDTPAVPTGTRWEGTVGLRHRDGRTVPVWLLAHRRPPHDGHGGSWLLVTPLTGAESRDEDDPLTAASLIQSPCAVAVYDAELRLRRMNDAMAEVIGLPQERLCGLRLPEIGGKPQSQDLEEGMLQVLTTGQSLDVQTFQRIGGEDLAHAWLARMAPVRDARGRVRGVCLAAHDITDNYRARQRLQLVNEASVRIGSTLDVARTAQELADVCVPALADFATIDLLDPPEHGGEPPARPTAPVPLRRAAHRSVLDGVPEAVREPGQTEKYPPGSPQADSLTAGHTLIASVAAGEMLSWLTWNSVRAERVRRFGMHSSMAVPIQARGLTLGVAVFTRHRRPDSFTADDQLLAEEITTRAAVCIDNARRYSRERETALALQRSLLPRTLPHTAALEACSRYLPAARAGVGGDWFDVIPLSGMRVAMVVGDVVGHGVEASATMGRLRTAVRTLADIDLAPDELLTHLDDLVVRLSEESGGDGSPGEVGATCLYAVYDPVSRRCTLARAGHPTPVLLRPGGRPQLLELPAGPPLGLGGLPFESSELALPEGTVLALYTDGLVTSRERDGDTSRALLYEVLAGHTDSLDGTCDRVLHALLPPGGAADDVALLLARTRGLPAGQMATWDIPADPALVAPIRKQAVEQLDAWRLSEAAFTTELVVSELVTNAIRYGAHPIRLRLIHDATTLTCEVSDASSTAPHLRRAKTFDEGGRGLLLVAQLTQRWGSRHTPEGKTIWAELPLIEEDR